The Azotosporobacter soli DNA segment ACCGCGATAAAACCGCGCACCGTATCTTTCACATAATTGAAATCACGTGTCGGCGTGATCGAGCCCAGTTTTATCCTGCGCTTGCCGTTGGCGATCTGCGTGATGATCGTCGGGATGACCGCCCTGGCCGACTGCCGCGGTCCGTAGGTATTGAACGGACGGATGATCGCCACCGGCGTGTTGAACGAATTGTAAAACGACATCGCGATTTGATCCGCGCCGATCTTGCTCGCCGAATACGGCGACTGGCCCTGCAACGGATGTTCCTCGGTGATCGGCACAAAGCGTGCCGTACCGTATACTTCGCTGGTCGAGGTGTGCACCACCTTTTCCACGCCCAGTTCGCGCGCCGCCTGTACGACGTTCAACGTGCCTTTGATATTGGTATCCACATAGGTATCCGGCGAATGATAGGAATAAGGAATGGCGATCAGCGCAGCCAGATGCAACACGATATCGCAGCCCTTCATCGCGGTCTTGACGCCGTAGGGGTCGCGGATGTCGCCGGAAAACACGTCCAAACTGTCTTTGACCTCTTGCGCTGCATGATCCAGCCAGCCCCATGAATTAAAAGAATTATAAAGGGTAAAGGCTTTTACGGAATGCCCTCGACGAACTAATTCTTCAGTCAGATGGGAGCCGATAAAACCATCTGCCCCGGTTATTAAAATACGTTTTTCTTTTTTTTGCATTGGGATTCTTGCCCCCTTTGTTTAACGATCTCATCCCTAATACTTATGTCAATAAATCAGATAAAGGCACTTTGAGTTCAGTGCCTACTTTTTTATCGTATTCTTTTCTTCAATTGTTAAGTCATTCAATAAGAAAACAGCAAACCCTGTTTCAAGATCCAGTAAGATGAACTTGCTTACGCAATCTCCTTACTGATAATTTCTGAAACATGGTTCACTGCAAACATTCCTTATTTTTCGTTGTTCTCCACTTCCCACCGTATTCCAACGTCCTTAAGATTTACCTTTTCAATTTCAAAATGCTTACGCAATCGCTGCTGATGTCCGACGGTGTGTGAATATCGATCAGGAACCGCGACTCGTTTGAACTTTATGCCGCAGCCGCTCTCAGCAATTACTTCGGCGACTGCACTGCCAAGTCCTCCGATTATGCTGTGTTCCTCTAATGTTATTATCGGCTTTCCGGCTCTGATCAATGTATTGATCTTTTCAATATCCAGCGGCTTAATCGTGTGCATTGAGATAAGTTCTGCATTTATTCCTTTTGCTGACCATTCGCAAACCCATTGTCGCCCTTGCTCTAGCATATTGCTAGTGGTGATCAGAGCTAAATCCTCTCCGTGCGTCACGCTGATTGCTTTTCCTAGCGTTATTTCTGTGTCAGCTTCATGAATGTTAACTTCTCCATTTTTCGCCAGACGAATAAACATCGGGCCTTGATGGTGAAAACTTTCCTTCGTCAATGCTTCTACTTCGATCGGATCACCAGGGCAGCACACCGTCATATTCGGTAACACTCTCATAATGGCAATGTCCTCCAGCGCATGGTGCGTTGCACCTTGCGCTCCATAAGAAAACCCGGCGCCAACACCAACCAGTCTAATGTTTGTATTCATGTAAGCAGCCTCAAGTCTGATCTGCTCGTAGCAACGCATCGTGATGAAAGGAATTATACTATAGACATATACTTTATATCCGGATAAAGCCAATCCTGCGGCAACGCCAATCGCATTTTGCTCCGCTATACCTACATTAAGAAAGCGACTGGGAAATTCCTCACGAAACGTCTCCAATACCGAAAATCCAAGATCCGGCGTAATTACAAATATACTGTCATCGACCCTTGCCTGCTCTATTAATGTTTTTATAAATGTATTTCTCATCATAACCCATCCAATTCGCGAATTGACTGTTCCAATTGCTCTTCATTTGGCGATTTATAGTGCCATTCCAATTTGTCTTCCATAAAAGACACGCCATTGCCTTTTACCGTATGGGCGATAATAACTTTCGGCCCTTTCTGCGGTTTCAGCAGCGCTTCTTCAATCTCACGTAGATTATGTCCGTTAATTTCACAGGCTTCCCATAAAAATTCTTGCCACCTGCGCTTAATATTTTCTTGTTGAATAATTTCGTTCGTTCGTCCAAAACCTTGTAACTTGTTATAGTCCACAATTACAAGCAAATTGTCCAGGTTAATATTGGGTGCAAGCATAATTGCCTCCCACACCGATCCCTCATTGCACTCACCATCACCTAAAAGGACGATAATCCTGCCGGGATTATTCTGCAGTTTATTGGCGAGCGCCATCCCCACGCCAATCGACAGCCCATGACCAAGTGAACCTGATGACACTTCTACGCCGGGAATAGCCTCTTTATCTAAATGACCTGGCAATTTGCCATTATCCGTGTAAAATTCTTCAAGTATTTTTTCGGCAAAGAACCCTCTTTCTGCCAGTGTCGCATATAAAGCAGCGCTGGCGTGACCTTTGCTTAAAATGAATTTATCCCGCTCTGAAAATTGCGGATTTCTCACATCAATTTTCATTATTTTAAAATAAAGTACATACAAAATATCCACAATAGATAGACAACTTCCAACGTGCGATGCTTTAGAAACATGCGTCATCTTCACTACATTTTTTTTAATATTTATTAACTTGCTATTTTTTTTTTCACACATGCGCTAGCGCTCCTCTATAAATCTGCTCCATTCAAAACCTTATTATTTCCGGTTTGTCTTTAAAGCACAAGATATCACCACGATAACCATACTCATTTCTAATAACATTAACAATCTCATCCTGATATGAAATCGCCATGACGATTATCAAATCACTTTCATTCACCTTAGTACTTGTCGGTTGCGTAATTTCTTCAATGCAATTGACAATATATTTTCCCTGTTTATTTACATCTGAATCAAACACATATCTGAATTTTACTGTTTCCGCAAATGCCGTCATTATCGATTGCGCCTTTAACCCGGCTCCCCAAACAGAAACTACAGGATACTTGTGTAAACACTGCTTGATCAAGTTATAATCGTCATCTCTTTTGCATTTCAATTTGACTGCCTCATTGCTTTTTCTGATAAATATTTCCAAATAATCCCCGTCAAAATTTTCCTGCAACAGCAGTATATCAAACCCGCTGTCAATAACCATTTTACACAAACTTAACGGTGTGAAATAATTTATATGATCTGAAAACAGATCGTAATATCGACCTTGTGCTACTATCTTTTGCATGTTGGGCACTTCAATCAAGCCAACTGCTTCCGTGTCTATTTTTGAATGTATTATTTGTAAAATTTTTGCCGGATCATCCAAATGTTCAAAGACTTGTCGAGCGGCAAACGCGTCAATTTCCCCCTCAAATTTTGTCTCCTCTGATAGATATTCATTAATTATTGTTAAGCCACGCGCAGTGCATATTTCATAAAACGGTTTAGATGGTTCAACGCCCACCACCTTCTCAAAATGCTGCGCTGCTTTCGCTAAAAAATGACCATCACCACAGCCGACTTCAATGAACTGTCTTTTTTGCTTAGCATAGCCAGCCAATTTTTGCGCTTGCTCACTTTGCAAATTATGCATCTTTGATGAGAATCCGGTAGAAATGATGTATTCATCATAGTTGTTTTCATTGATATAAGGGATCTGAAAATGGCCGCACGCCTCACAGTTAAACAGATTCACATCTACGCCTTCCGATAAAATCGGCTCTGAATGAAGCTTCGATGGTTCTATTACAATATTGGAAAACGTTTCATATAGTGCCGCCTGTTTCCCGCAAATTCTGCATTTCATTTTTCTCCCCCCTGTACT contains these protein-coding regions:
- a CDS encoding NAD-dependent 4,6-dehydratase LegB, producing MQKKEKRILITGADGFIGSHLTEELVRRGHSVKAFTLYNSFNSWGWLDHAAQEVKDSLDVFSGDIRDPYGVKTAMKGCDIVLHLAALIAIPYSYHSPDTYVDTNIKGTLNVVQAARELGVEKVVHTSTSEVYGTARFVPITEEHPLQGQSPYSASKIGADQIAMSFYNSFNTPVAIIRPFNTYGPRQSARAVIPTIITQIANGKRRIKLGSITPTRDFNYVKDTVRGFIAVAEAEKAVGEVINIGSNYEISIGDTVKLIAEVMGASIEIETDENRLRPEKSEVERLWAENKKAKALLGWEPAYGGRDGFKRGLQETVEWFTDKANLKQYKADVYNI
- a CDS encoding transketolase family protein; this translates as MMRNTFIKTLIEQARVDDSIFVITPDLGFSVLETFREEFPSRFLNVGIAEQNAIGVAAGLALSGYKVYVYSIIPFITMRCYEQIRLEAAYMNTNIRLVGVGAGFSYGAQGATHHALEDIAIMRVLPNMTVCCPGDPIEVEALTKESFHHQGPMFIRLAKNGEVNIHEADTEITLGKAISVTHGEDLALITTSNMLEQGRQWVCEWSAKGINAELISMHTIKPLDIEKINTLIRAGKPIITLEEHSIIGGLGSAVAEVIAESGCGIKFKRVAVPDRYSHTVGHQQRLRKHFEIEKVNLKDVGIRWEVENNEK
- a CDS encoding transketolase, which codes for MCEKKNSKLINIKKNVVKMTHVSKASHVGSCLSIVDILYVLYFKIMKIDVRNPQFSERDKFILSKGHASAALYATLAERGFFAEKILEEFYTDNGKLPGHLDKEAIPGVEVSSGSLGHGLSIGVGMALANKLQNNPGRIIVLLGDGECNEGSVWEAIMLAPNINLDNLLVIVDYNKLQGFGRTNEIIQQENIKRRWQEFLWEACEINGHNLREIEEALLKPQKGPKVIIAHTVKGNGVSFMEDKLEWHYKSPNEEQLEQSIRELDGL
- a CDS encoding class I SAM-dependent methyltransferase → MKCRICGKQAALYETFSNIVIEPSKLHSEPILSEGVDVNLFNCEACGHFQIPYINENNYDEYIISTGFSSKMHNLQSEQAQKLAGYAKQKRQFIEVGCGDGHFLAKAAQHFEKVVGVEPSKPFYEICTARGLTIINEYLSEETKFEGEIDAFAARQVFEHLDDPAKILQIIHSKIDTEAVGLIEVPNMQKIVAQGRYYDLFSDHINYFTPLSLCKMVIDSGFDILLLQENFDGDYLEIFIRKSNEAVKLKCKRDDDYNLIKQCLHKYPVVSVWGAGLKAQSIMTAFAETVKFRYVFDSDVNKQGKYIVNCIEEITQPTSTKVNESDLIIVMAISYQDEIVNVIRNEYGYRGDILCFKDKPEIIRF